A single Diceros bicornis minor isolate mBicDic1 chromosome 7, mDicBic1.mat.cur, whole genome shotgun sequence DNA region contains:
- the LOC131408217 gene encoding ral guanine nucleotide dissociation stimulator-like isoform X3, giving the protein MDAELFQKVVSSPCLGSTWGKRNKPGNEHQTPNVQATVDHVRRVASFVIIPCLGDPSKTAQDRVRVVERWIQVAQEFEILKNFFSSCTVNSALQKTFTSHLKNTRGKFPARTLLLLLSSPHLQGAASCLPQGCAWQRIPMAQVEKQAAHPQEGPSTFAPPESNPQRVQEKQQQRQGNGINLEKRTEEQLWHSLQGRGRRWKSETFWAEQSLASPAVSYIEWKSLIPEKWETHPIGGYTLSCQPER; this is encoded by the exons gagctcttccagaaggtggtgtccTCTCCgtgtctgggctccacctggggcaagaggaacaagcccggcaatgagcaccagacacccaacgtccaggccaccgtcgaccacgtcagaagggtggccagcttcgtcatcatcccctgcctcggggacccgagcaagacagcccaggacagggtgagggtggtggagcgctggatccaggtggcccag gagttcgagatcctgaagaacttcttctcGTCCTGCACTGTcaactctgctctgcagaaaaccttcacaagccacctgaagaacacacgggggaagtttcccg ccaggaccctgctgctccttctatcttcaccacatctccaaggggctgcatcctgcctgccccagggatgtgcgtggcagaggattcccatggcccaggtggaaaaacaggctgctcatcctcag gaggggccctccacgtttgctcccccagagagcaacccccagagagtgcaggagaagcagcagcagcggcag gggaatgggatcaaccttgagaagaggactgaggagcagctgtggcactccctgcaggggagaggaaggaggtggaaatcagagaccttctgggcagaacagtccttgGCTTCACccgctgtatcttacattgagtggaagagtttgataccagagaagtgggagacccatccaattggcgg ctacaccttgtcctgccagccagagcgctag
- the LOC131408217 gene encoding ral guanine nucleotide dissociation stimulator-like isoform X2: MDAELFQKVVSSPCLGSTWGKRNKPGNEHQTPNVQATVDHVRRVASFVIIPCLGDPSKTAQDRVRVVERWIQVAQEFEILKNFFSSCTVNSALQKTFTSHLKNTRGKFPARTLLLLLSSPHLQGAASCLPQGCAWQRIPMAQVEKQAAHPQEGPSTFAPPESNPQRVQEKQQQRQGNGINLEKRTEEQLWHSLQGRGRRWKSETFWAEQSLASPAVSYIEWKSLIPEKWETHPIGGWVEGRMASRKSSWRRG; the protein is encoded by the exons gagctcttccagaaggtggtgtccTCTCCgtgtctgggctccacctggggcaagaggaacaagcccggcaatgagcaccagacacccaacgtccaggccaccgtcgaccacgtcagaagggtggccagcttcgtcatcatcccctgcctcggggacccgagcaagacagcccaggacagggtgagggtggtggagcgctggatccaggtggcccag gagttcgagatcctgaagaacttcttctcGTCCTGCACTGTcaactctgctctgcagaaaaccttcacaagccacctgaagaacacacgggggaagtttcccg ccaggaccctgctgctccttctatcttcaccacatctccaaggggctgcatcctgcctgccccagggatgtgcgtggcagaggattcccatggcccaggtggaaaaacaggctgctcatcctcag gaggggccctccacgtttgctcccccagagagcaacccccagagagtgcaggagaagcagcagcagcggcag gggaatgggatcaaccttgagaagaggactgaggagcagctgtggcactccctgcaggggagaggaaggaggtggaaatcagagaccttctgggcagaacagtccttgGCTTCACccgctgtatcttacattgagtggaagagtttgataccagagaagtgggagacccatccaattggcgggtgggttgaggggaggatggcatcaaggaaatcttcctggaggaggggctga